The following is a genomic window from Spirosoma foliorum.
AACTGGGATAATCCAACGCTGCTAGAAATAAATAAAAAGGTTAATCTCAAGAAATCTTCAGCCGGTAATTTAAATTACAATGGAAGTTTAGATGGTAAAAAAGGACCTAATTTAGTAAGTAAAAATATTCATTTCACAAGCCACCTTGAAAAAGGCGTTTCAGATCTAGTAATGTACTTGACCGGCACATTGGATTGTATAACGTATACAAGCTGTGAAGGACATATGAGCGAAAGAATAAATTCTGAAAGGCATGTGGGTATTATTCCGAGAGACGTAATTGATTATATTAGAATTATTAATTTTTTCTCCTCTGTATGGAATAAGGTTACTATTATAGAATCCAGATTTAAATCGATCCGGTTTGGTATAGCAAAAAATAACTTGCTAGATAGGAATAGATTATATTCGGTATTAGACTTCTACCTTTATAAGCATCCCGGTCAAAAATGGAAAACATACTTTTCTGAAATTAATAAAGCAACCCAAGAACTGATCTTAATATTAAGAAATGAGAGGGTTTTTAATAAGGGAGAGAATGATTATTTGGAGCATTTTCGCTCCGATTTAAACAATATATATTTATCGCTGCCCACAACAAATAAGTTTCCTTATACTGATGCAAACTACCAAGCAGGTTTATTAGAAATTCATAAAAGCGAAAAGACAGACCAAGCAAGCAGAAAATCTAATGTTAACAAGAAAATATTTAGTTGGTATTTCAAGCATATTCACGGTTTTCAAAATAAATATATTATTCATCCCTTATGTGGGCCAGGAATCGAGGCACTCGAATTATCAAAGTTAGGTTTGGAAAAATATCTTGGCATTGATCAATCTACAATTGCAATTGATGAAGCTAATAATCAGTTAATGAAAAAAGAAGGATATAAATTTATAGCAAAAAATATTTTTGATTGTTTACAGTTTGATGAGAAATTTGATATTTTTTTACTGTCTTACGAGGCTATAAACTCCTTTTCTGAGAGTGAATTCATTTCAATTCTCAAATTTGCCAAGGATAATCTTTATTACAACGGGCTGCTGTGTGGCGACATAAGGTTTCTAAAAGATGATAAGTACAAATATGTAAATAAAGCAAGTATTATTGATACACCTGATTTTATTAATCAGGAAGGAGAATATTCTCAAATACTGGAAGTTACTAATTGGAATAATAAAACGCGTAAATTATCAAAATACTATTTTACTGTTGACTATAATCCATTACTCATAGCGAACTTATATGATTATTTTACTTGGATTCCAACAGAAAAACAATTTATTAAATGTCTAAATAAATTCGGCTTTACC
Proteins encoded in this region:
- a CDS encoding methyltransferase domain-containing protein, coding for MWIAKSREPNRMRNVEAFLANWDNPTLLEINKKVNLKKSSAGNLNYNGSLDGKKGPNLVSKNIHFTSHLEKGVSDLVMYLTGTLDCITYTSCEGHMSERINSERHVGIIPRDVIDYIRIINFFSSVWNKVTIIESRFKSIRFGIAKNNLLDRNRLYSVLDFYLYKHPGQKWKTYFSEINKATQELILILRNERVFNKGENDYLEHFRSDLNNIYLSLPTTNKFPYTDANYQAGLLEIHKSEKTDQASRKSNVNKKIFSWYFKHIHGFQNKYIIHPLCGPGIEALELSKLGLEKYLGIDQSTIAIDEANNQLMKKEGYKFIAKNIFDCLQFDEKFDIFLLSYEAINSFSESEFISILKFAKDNLYYNGLLCGDIRFLKDDKYKYVNKASIIDTPDFINQEGEYSQILEVTNWNNKTRKLSKYYFTVDYNPLLIANLYDYFTWIPTEKQFIKCLNKFGFTIKMKEKVLEGLYSDVRECRDNVFFIAKM